One window from the genome of Elaeis guineensis isolate ETL-2024a chromosome 5, EG11, whole genome shotgun sequence encodes:
- the LOC105045440 gene encoding diacylglycerol kinase 1: MDDCTPEMIQPWKNFYIPDYILVPDAEPEEVSYTPTCPVIVFINSKSGGQLGGDLLRTYRELLNSFQVYDLGEEAPDKVLHRLYCNFEKLKSNGDILAAEIERRLRLIVAGGDGTASWLLGVVCDLKLAQPPPIATVPLGTGNNLPFSFGWGKKNPGTDRQSVEYFLKQVMKAREMPIDSWHILMRMRAPKEGTCDPIAPLELPHALHAFHRVSSSDSLNVEGYDTFRGGFWNYFSMGMDAQVSYAFHTERKLHPEKFKNQLVNQSTYAKLGCTQGWFCASLFHPSSRNIAQLAKVKLMKRPGQWEELHIPQSIRSIVCLNLPSFSGGLNPWGTPNQRRARDRDLTAPYVDDGLLEVVGFRDAWHGLVLLAPSGHGTRLAQAHRIRFEFHKGAADHTYMRIDGEPWKQPLPMDDDTVVVEISHLGQVKMLAANHCRSKSIHDSSTPSSVSNHHDDEDSYADSEEELEGERRKFGAAETFKFPEDIDIAHLS; encoded by the exons ATGGATGATTGCACTCCTGAGATGATTCAGCCATGGAAGAACTTCTACATCCCAGATTACATACTAGTACCTGATGCAGAGCCTGAGGAAGTTAGTTATACTCCCACTTGTCCTGTAATAGTCTTCATTAATTCAAAAAGTGGTGGTCAGCTTGGAGGTGATTTACTTCGAACGTATCGCGAGCTTCTCAATAGTTTTCAG GTTTATGATTTGGGAGAGGAGGCTCCTGATAAGGTGCTTCATAGACTTTATTGCAACTTTGAAAAACTTAAGTCCAATGGAGATATTCTTGCTGCTGAAATTGAGAGGAGATTGAGACTAATA GTTGCAGGTGGTGATGGCACAGCAAGCTGGCTGCTTGGAGTGGTTTGTGATCTTAAACTTGCTCAGCCACCTCCTATCGCTACAGTGCCTTTGGGAACAGGGAACAACCTTCCCTTTTCATTTGGTTGG GGAAAGAAGAATCCTGGTACGGATCGTCAATCTGTAGAATATTTTCTTAAGCAAGTGATGAAAGCAAGAGAAATGCCAATTGATAG CTGGCATATTCTCATGAGGATGCGAGCTCCTAAGGAGGGTACCTGTGATCCAATTGCTCCTTTAGAACTTCCACATGCTCTACATGCATTTCACCGTGTCTCTAGCTCAGACTCACTTAATGTG GAAGGTTATGACACATTCCGTGGGGGATTTTGGAACTACTTTAGTATGG GAATGGATGCTCAAGTATCATATGCATTTCACACTGAGAGGAAGCTGCACCCAGAAAAGTTCAAGAACCAGTTAGTTAATCAG AGTACCTATGCTAAACTTGGATGTACACAGGGATGGTTTTGTGCTTCTCTCTTTCATCCTTCTTCAAG GAACATAGCTCAGCTTGCAAAGGTGAAGCTCATGAAAAGACCAGGCCAGTGGGAAGAACTCCATATTCCGCAAAG CATCAGATCAATTGTTTGTCTTAACTTACCAAGCTTTTCTGGAGGATTAAATCCTTGGGGAACTCCAAATCAGAGGAGAGCACGAGAT AGGGATCTGACAGCTCCATATGTCGATGATGGCCTTCTTGAGGTTGTTGGCTTCCGAGATGCTTGGCATGGGCTTGTTTTGCTTGCCCCCAGTGGACATGGAACTCGTCTTGCACAG GCACATCGAATTCGCTTCGAGTTCCACAAGGGTGCAGCAGACCACACATACATGAGAATTGATGGGGAGCCCTGGAAGCAGCCTCTGCCAATGGATGATGACACTGTTGTTGTGGAGATCTCCCATCTTGGTCAGGTTAAAATGCTTGCAGCTAACCACTGCAGATCCAAAAGTATCCATGACTCTTCAACACCTTCATCAGTGAGCAACCATCATGATGATGAAGACAGCTACGCAGACTCTGAAGAGGAGTTGGAAGGGGAGAGGAGGAAGTTTGGTGCTGCAGAGACGTTCAAATTTCCAGAGGACATAGACATTGCTCATCTCAGCTAA